One window of the Hoplias malabaricus isolate fHopMal1 chromosome Y, fHopMal1.hap1, whole genome shotgun sequence genome contains the following:
- the LOC136679758 gene encoding 3-oxoacyl-[acyl-carrier-protein] reductase FabG-like translates to MAAAESFKVNSLKDKVTLITGASSGIGAGTAVLFAKLGAQLALNGRNLENLNQVAKECEEFGTSKPLLVPGDLTDEDTVKKTVEQTIAHFGKLDVLINSAGILAMGSIETTDMEQYDKVMNVNVRSVYHLTHLCVPHLIKTKGAIVNVSSVNGQRSFPGVLAYCMSKSAIDQFTRCVALELASKQVRVNSVGPGVIVTEVHKRAGLDEEQYKQFLEKCKVTHALGRPGEVEEVAHAIAFLASDAATFITAVNLPVDGGRHAMCPR, encoded by the exons gTAAACTCTCTGAAGGATAAAGTCACATTAATTACTGGTGCAAGTTCTGGGATTGGAGCTGGCACAGCAGTGCTCTTTGCTAAACTTGGTGCTCAGTTGGCACTGAATGGTCGCAATTTGGAGAACCTCAACCAAGTTGCCAAAGAGTGCGAGGAATTTGGTACTTCCAAG CCACTCTTGGTGCCAGGAGACTTGACAGATGAGGACACAGTAAAGAAGACTGTTGAACAAACCATTGCTCACTTTGGAAAACTCGATGTACTCATCAACAGTGCAGGAATCCTGGCCATGGGCTCCATAGAGACAACAGACATGGAACAGTATGATAAGGTGATGAATGTCAATGTGAG GTCTGTTTATCACCTGACTCACTTATGTGTGCCACATCTCATTAAAACAAAGGGCGCTATTGTAAATGTGTCCAGTGTAAATGGACAAAGATCA TTTCCTGGAGTACTTGCTTACTGCATGTCCAAGTCTGCCATTGACCAGTTTACACGATGTGTGGCGCTTG AGCTGGCATCCAAGCAGGTGCGGGTCAACTCTGTTGG CCCTGGTGTTATTGTCACAGAGGTCCATAAACGTGCAGGTCTGGATGAAGAACAGTACAAACAA TTTCTTGAGAAGTGCAAGGTCACTCATGCCCTTGGCCGACCAGGTGAAGTGGAGGAAGTTGCTCATGCTATTGCGTTTCTGGCATCAGACGCTGCAACCTTCATTACAGCAGTGAATCTCCCAGTAGATGGAGGCCGTCATGCTATGTGCCCGCGCTAG
- the LOC136679757 gene encoding zinc finger and BTB domain-containing protein 26-like has protein sequence MAQDGVILQFSFATFGDSMLQKMDVLRRDRRFCDVIVRINDLEIPGHKVVFAAGSPFLRDQFFLQDSHEVEISTLQDAEVGRRLLLSCYTGTLEFPELELVHYLTVASFLQMGHIVEQCTQALNKFIKPHKVDGSHHCHQPSNVNTQQRDPPLIETVYDDEDVDNVIEDDNDDDVIIEPRSPPLFSNTQTKGQGEESTINIIKVESVEDRMQEMSESYQSRPPRSPTLRSPEPQHSLINSTVETRPTEMATNPGLEYPLSSPGPSGSGKENVWSGSRNSEKSLQWYHQCPKCARVFRQLENYANHLKMHKLFMCLLCGKTFTQKGNLHRHMRVHAGIKPFQCKICGKTFTQKCSLLDHLNLHSGDKPHRCNYCDMVFAHKPVLRKHLKQIHGKNSFDNANEGNMLEGF, from the coding sequence ATGGCTCAGGATGGTGTTATTCTGCAGTTCAGCTTTGCTACATTTGGGGACTCCATGTTACAGAAGATGGATGTACTCAGAAGAGACAGACGCTTCTGTGATGTAATTGTCCGCATCAATGACTTGGAGATTCCTGGGCACAAAGTCGTGTTTGCTGCTGGCTCTCCATTTCTCAGAGACCAGTTTTTTCTACAGGACTCACATGAGGTGGAGATATCCACACTGCAGGATGCAGAGGTTGGGCGGAGACTGCTTCTTTCCTGCTATACAGGGACACTTGAGTTCCCTGAGCTGGAACTGGTACATTATCTGACGGTTGCCAGTTTCCTACAGATGGGTCATATTGTGGAGCAATGCACACAAGCCCTGAATAAGTTTATTAAGCCTCATAAAGTCGATGGTAGCCATCACTGTCATCAGCCTTCCAATGTTAACACACAGCAGAGGGACCCACCGCTTATTGAGACAGTatatgatgatgaagatgtgGACAATGTTATTGAAGATGACAATGACGATGATGTGATTATTGAACCAAGGTCTCCTCCTTTGTTTAGCAATACCCAAACTAAGGGCCAAGGAGAAGAAAGCACCATCAATATTATTAAAGTAGAATCTGTTGAAGATCGAATGCAGGAGATGTCTGAAAGCTACCAAAGTCGTCCCCCTCGCTCCCCCACATTACGATCTCCAGAGCCCCAGCATTCCCTCATTAACTCAACTGTAGAGACACGTCCAACTGAGATGGCAACAAATCCTGGGCTTGAATATCCACTTTCATCTCCTGGTCCCAGTGGCTCAGGGAAAGAAAATGTATGGAGCGGTTCAAGAAATTCCGAAAAAAGCCTTCAGTGGTACCACCAGTGTCCGAAATGTGCTCGTGTCTTTCGTCAGCTAGAGAATTACGCAAATCACCTGAAGATGCATAAGCTTTTTATGTGCCTGCTCTGTGGTAAGACTTTTACACAGAAAGGAAACCTGCACCGCCACATGCGAGTCCATGCCGGCATCAAGCCATTTCAGTGCAAGATTTGTGGAAAGACTTTCACACAGAAGTGCTCACTGCTGGACCACCTGAACCTGCACAGTGGAGATAAACCACATCgctgtaattattgtgacatGGTCTTTGCACATAAACCTGTTCTTCGCAAACATCTGAAGCAAATCCATGGAAAGAATAGTTTTGACAATGCCAATGAAGGTAACATGCTTGAAGGGTTTTAA
- the LOC136678801 gene encoding keratin, type I cytoskeletal 18-like has product MNSSLSMRTYSLGRQPSFSSVSLRDGGSRGRSKAPVSLSSASTLSLSRSVSVGNGLNILSNLSLNGLAAGASEKETMQGLNDRLASYLNKVRSLEKSNTDLEMKIKQLMLERAPKGHDIESMIAQAHAIGQEVRKKTLENARIMLEIDNAKLAADDFRIKWEAEAALCQSVERDCVALRRAKSDHDQIITTLRGDLDSLKEELYFLKKNHDEEIKTLKTRLANEQVNVEVDAAQGPDLGAIMAELRAQYEGIARKNKEEAEMWYLKKLEAVQSEVKESNEALRCAQNELSERRRFLQSLEVELDSLRKQVGVLEGNLGETNHKYAMEMENMQGTLTQLEDELSQLRLDMQRNKTDYEQLLRVKQNLELEIATYRRLLEGEEVVKEIAVPKKEPEVRTRKIVKVVTQTMVNGKVVDESSEVEQIEERKK; this is encoded by the exons ATGAACTCCAGCCTGTCCATGCGTACGTATTCATTGGGCCGCCAGCCTTCTTTCTCAAGCGTATCTCTGCGAGATGGGGGCAGTCGTGGCCGCTCtaaagccccagtgtctctATCGTCTGCCAGCACGCTGTCTTTGTCACGTTCTGTCTCTGTGGGTAATGGCCTTAACATACTGAGTAACCTCTCTCTGAACGGCCTGGCTGCGGGAGCCAGTGAGAAGGAGACCATGCAGGGGTTAAATGACCGACTGGCCAGTTATCTCAACAAGGTGCGGTCACTTGAGAAGTCCAACACTGACCTGGAGATGAAGATCAAGCAGCTGATGCTGGAGAGAGCTCCCAAAGGTCATGACATTGAGAGTATGATTGCTCAGGCTCATGCTATTGGGCAGGAG GTCAGGAAAAAGACCCTGGAGAATGCCCGCATTATGCTGGAAATCGACAATGCAAAGCTTGCTGCTGATGACTTCAGGATTAA GTGGGAGGCAGAAGCTGCTCTTTGTCAGTCTGTGGAGAGAGACTGCGTTGCTTTACGCAGAGCCAAATCAGACCATGATCAAATTATCACTACTCTCAGAGGAGACCTGGACAGTCTGAAAGAGGAACTATATTTCCTAAAGAAGAACCACGATGAG GaaattaaaacactgaaaacccgtTTGGCCAATGAACAAGTGAATGTGGAAGTAGATGCAGCCCAGGGGCCAGACCTTGGAGCTATCATGGCTGAACTGAGAGCTCAGTACGAGGGAATAGCTCGCAAAAACAAAGAGGAAGCTGAGATGTGGTACCTGAAGAAG TTGGAGGCAGTGCAGTCAGAGGTGAAGGAGAGTAATGAAGCTTTACGGTGTGCTCAGAATGAGCTCAGTGAGAGACGTCGTTTTCTACAGAGTCTTGAAGTGGAGCTGGACAGTCTCCGGAAACAG GTTGGTGTTCTAGAGGGGAACCTTGGGGAAACTAACCATAAATATGCCATGGAAATGGAGAACATGCAGGGCACACTGACACAGCTTGAGGATGAACTCTCACAGCTACGTCTGGACATGCAGCGCAACAAAACTGACTACGAACAGCTACTTCGAGTCAAACAAAACCTAGAGCTGGAGATCGCCACCTACAGGAGGCTACTGGAGGGAGAGGAGGT ggTTAAGGAAATTGCAGTTCCTAAAA AAGAGCCTGAGGTAAGAACACGGAAGATTGTTAAGGTTGTCACCCAGACTATGGTCAATGGCAAAGTGGTGGACGAATCCAGTGAGGTGGAACAGATTGAGGAGCGCAAGAAGTGA
- the LOC136678399 gene encoding LIM/homeobox protein Lhx6-like, whose product MRNGNLRGPLLNGTDESLKSEPSLVSSLNAHSQTCARCTQEIHDRYLLKVNDLHWHLKCLECSVCRTSLHQHSSCYIRNQEIFCKLDYNSTFGIKCAWCGHQVNATDWVRRAKNYIYHLACFACFSCKRQLSTGEEFGLVDSRVLCRVHYDTVVERMVAQHGLGLEGALPSGCLSKPSKRARTSFTSKQLQVMQKQFSLDNNPDVQTLQKLADMTGLSRRVIQVWFQNCRARHKKSHGMKLDELHYPPFNKLEAAQMVPLHQYISDESVSLTATQTFAMILSQSTFSYQQDSWCVGATVQRKQQDY is encoded by the exons ATGCGCAATGGGAATCTCCGCGGA CCCTTGTTGAATGGAACAGATGAAAGTCTGAAGAGTGAGCCATCACTAGTATCTTCACTTAATGCACATTCTCAGACCTGTGCTCGATGCACACAAGAAATTCATGATAGATACTTATTAAAG GTGAATGATTTACATTGGCATCTAAAATGTCTGGAGTGTTCCGTGTGCAGAACATCTTTGCatcaacacagcagctgctACATCAGGAATCAGGAGATTTTCTGTAAACTGGATTATAACAG TACCTTTGGTATAAAATGTGCTTGGTGTGGTCACCAAGTCAACGCTACTGACTGGGTCCGCAGAGCTAAAAACTACATTTATCACCTTGCCTGCTTTGCCTGCTTCTCCTGCAAAAGACAACTCTCCACAGGAGAGGAGTTTGGCTTGGTGGACAGTAGGGTTCTGTGTCGTGTTCACTATGACACAGTGGTGGAAAGAATGGTGGCACAGCATG GGTTAGGTCTAGAAGGAGCTTTGCCTTCAGGCTGTCTTTCCAAACCTTCCAAGAGAGCTCGCACCTCCTTCACTTCCAAGCAGCTACAG GTCATGCAGAAACAGTTCAGCCTGGATAACAACCCTGATGTCCagacactgcagaaactggCAGACATGACTGGACTGAGCCGAAGAGTTATACAG GTTTGGTTTCAAAACTGCCGCGCAAGGCACAAGAAGAGCCATGGAATGAAGTTGGATGAACTGCACTACCCACCTTTTAACAAGCTTGAAGCGGCACAGATGGTACCCCTACATCAGTACATCAGTG ATGAGTCAGTCTCTTTGACAGCCACTCAGACATTTGCCATGATATTATCTCAGTCCACCTTCAGTTACCAGCAAGATAGCTGGTGTGTTGGAGCAACAGTACAAAGGAAGCAACAGGATTATTAA
- the LOC136678073 gene encoding prostaglandin G/H synthase 1-like — translation MKVNSVLLIWACILLQECPLTLSEEDNSEPGDNVNPCCYYPCQHWGVCVRFGLDRYECDCTRTGYYGENCTIPEFWSGVFEFLRPSPNSVHYILTHFRWLWDLINKTFLRDFLMRMVLTVRSNLIPSPPTYNSKYDYINWESYSNITYYTRLLPPVPLDCPTPMGTKGKIQLPDPKLLVEKFMLRRKFRPDPQGTNLMFAFFAQHFTHQFFKTHNRVGLGFTKALGHGVDAGHVYGDNLDRQLDLRLHRDGKLKYQIIKGEMYPPTVTETNVNMSYPKSVPPEGQMAIGQEVFGLLPGLSMYATLWLREHNRVCDILKKEHPTWGDEQLFQTTRLIIIGETIRIVIEEYVQHLSGYYLKLKFDPTLLFRSQFQYQNRIAVEFNQLYHWHPLMPDSFFIDGDEIPYSQFIYNTSLLTHYGIEKLVQAFSTQAAGQVGGGHNMHQVVTRVAEGVIKESRELRLRPFNEYRKRFNLKPYTSFSEFTGEKKIARELEELYGDIDALEFYPALLLEKTRPGNIFGESMVEMGAPFSLKGLLGNPICSPEYWKPSTFGGQIGFDIVNSATLEKLVCLNTKWCPYVAFYLPPSDSHQQGKTIESRSEL, via the exons ATGAAAG TGAACTCTGTTCTTCTCATTTGGGCATGCATCCTCCTGCAGGAATGCCCATTAACCCTTAGTGAAGAGGACAACTCAGAACCTGGTGATAATG TGAATCCTTGTTGCTATTACCCTTGTCAGCACTGGGGTGTTTGTGTTAGATTTGGGTTGGATAGATATGAATGTGACTGCACTAGAACTGGATACTATGGAGAAAATTGCACTATTC CTGAGTTTTGGTCTGGAGTCTTTGAGTTCCTGAGGCCGAGCCCTAACTCCGTCCATTATATTCTTACTCACTTCCGCTGGCTATGGGACCTCATCAATAAAACCTTCCTGAGAGATTTTCTTATGCGTATGGTTCTTACAG TGAGATCCAACCTAATCCCAAGCCCCCCTACCTACAACTCTAAGTATGACTATATAAACTGGGAGTCCTATTCTAATATCACCTACTACACCCGACTTCTGCCCCCAGTGCCACTGGACTGCCCGACACCTATGGGGACCAAAG GGAAAATACAGCTTCCAGACCCCAAGCTGCTGGTGGAGAAGTTCATGCTGAGGCGGAAATTCAGGCCGGATCCTCAGGGAACAAATCTGATGTTTGCATTTTTTGCTCAGCATTTCACCCACCAGTTCTTCAAGACACACAATCGGGTGGGGCTGGGCTTCACTAAAGCCCTGGGCCATGGG GTGGATGCTGGTCATGTCTATGGAGATAATTTAGACCGACAGCTGGATCTTAGACTTCACAGAGATGGGAAGCTGAAGTATCAG ATCATAAAGGGAGAGATGTACCCACCTACAGTGACAGAGACAAATGTGAACATGAGTTACCCTAAATCAGTCCCTCCAGAAGGGCAGATGGCCATAGGTCAGGAAGTGTTTGGCCTGCTGCCTGGCTTAAGCATGTATGCCACCTTGTGGCTGCGTGAACACAACCGTGTTTGTGATATTCTGAAAAAAGAGCATCCTACCTGGGGAGATGAGCAGCTGTTTCAGACGACCAGACTGATTATTATAG GTGAAACTATTCGGATTGTGATAGAGGAATATGTTCAGCACCTGAGTGGCTACTATCTGAAGTTGAAATTTGACCCGACCCTGCTCTTCCGCTCACAGTTTCAGTACCAGAATCGCATCGCTGTGGAGTTTAACCAACTGTACCACTGGCACCCTCTGATGCCTGACAGCTTCTTTATTGACGGAGATGAAATTCCTTATTCGCAGTTCATATACAACACATCCCTCCTTACACACTATGGTATAGAGAAACTGGTCCAAGCTTTCTCAACCCAAGCAGCAGGACAG GTTGGAGGAGGTCATAATATGCATCAGGTAGTGACCAGAGTAGCAGAAGGAGTTATTAAAGAATCCAGAGAACTTCGCCTAAGGCCATTCAATGAGTATCGCAAGAGATTCAACTTAAAACCATATACATCGTTCTCTGAATTTACag gtGAGAAAAAAATCGCACGTGAGTTGGAGGAGCTCTATGGGGATATTGATGCTCTGGAGTTCTATCCAGCGCTGTTGCTGGAGAAAACCCGACCTGGTAACATATTTGGAGAGAGCATGGTGGAAATGGGGGCACCATTTTCTCTGAAAGGCCTTCTGGGAAATCCTATATGTTCACCGGAGTACTGGAAGCCCAGTACATTCGGGGGTCAAATTGGCTTTGATATTGTCAACTCTGCTACACTGGAGAAACTGGTTTGCCTCAATACTAAATGGTGTCCCTATGTGGCCTTCTATCTTCCTCCGTCAGACTCTCACCAACAAGGGAAAACAATTGAATCTCGTTCTGAATTGTAG